A genomic region of Bradyrhizobium sp. ORS 278 contains the following coding sequences:
- a CDS encoding dienelactone hydrolase family protein — MGQDIKLTASDGFQLGAYRADPSSASKGALVVIQEIFGVNHHIRNVCDRLAAEGYVAIAPAIFDRVEPNFTSGYSPDEIAVARKFVANPDWQAFLRDTQAAIAAVKDAGPVGIIGFCLGGSIAYAAATKLTGLKAAVGYYGGAVVRFADDKPAVPTQLHFGEKDAGIPLTDVETIKAKRPDVEIFVYPGAQHGFGCDERASYDKPSSDLAWTRSLAFFAQHLR, encoded by the coding sequence GTGGGACAGGATATCAAGCTCACCGCATCGGACGGCTTTCAGCTCGGCGCCTATCGCGCCGACCCGTCCTCGGCCTCCAAGGGCGCGCTGGTCGTGATCCAGGAGATTTTCGGCGTCAACCATCATATCCGCAACGTCTGCGACCGCCTCGCGGCCGAAGGATACGTCGCGATCGCGCCCGCGATCTTCGATCGCGTCGAGCCCAACTTCACCTCGGGCTATTCGCCGGATGAAATCGCCGTGGCGCGGAAATTCGTCGCCAACCCGGACTGGCAGGCGTTCCTGCGCGACACCCAGGCCGCGATCGCTGCGGTGAAGGATGCAGGCCCCGTGGGAATCATCGGCTTCTGCCTCGGCGGCAGCATCGCCTATGCGGCCGCGACCAAGCTCACCGGATTGAAGGCGGCCGTCGGCTATTATGGCGGCGCCGTCGTGCGCTTCGCGGATGACAAGCCAGCCGTCCCGACGCAGCTGCATTTCGGCGAGAAGGACGCCGGCATTCCGCTGACCGATGTCGAGACCATCAAGGCCAAGCGCCCCGACGTCGAGATCTTCGTCTATCCCGGCGCCCAGCACGGCTTCGGCTGCGACGAGCGCGCGAGCTACGACAAGCCGAGCTCGGATCTGGCCTGGACGCGCAGCCTGGCGTTCTTCGCGCAGCATCTGCGCTGA
- a CDS encoding polysaccharide biosynthesis/export family protein: MRAYFVPVIAILFTVLLSGCVTTSPVAVGQPQSDLDAMAYGTPSTAPVAATGQGGAIPALRNSFAAAPRGAAGMPVGYAPARSEQAYHLDAGDKLRVVVYGQEGLTNTYAIDASGSITMPLIGSVPARGRTTAGLAAEIMAKLRNGYIREPSVAVEIEAYRPFFILGEVQAPGQYPYVPNMTVESAIAIAGGFSPRARRDIVTLTHTDAGGAARYEVPLGTSLRPGDTIQVGERWF, from the coding sequence GTGCGCGCGTATTTCGTTCCGGTCATTGCCATCCTCTTCACGGTCCTGCTGTCGGGCTGCGTCACGACGTCCCCCGTCGCCGTTGGCCAGCCGCAGAGCGACCTCGATGCCATGGCCTACGGGACTCCTTCGACCGCCCCGGTTGCCGCCACCGGGCAGGGCGGAGCGATTCCCGCACTGCGCAACTCGTTCGCCGCCGCCCCGCGTGGTGCCGCGGGCATGCCCGTCGGCTATGCGCCTGCGCGCTCCGAGCAGGCGTACCATCTCGATGCCGGCGACAAGCTTCGCGTCGTCGTCTACGGCCAGGAGGGCCTGACCAACACCTATGCGATCGATGCGTCCGGCTCGATCACCATGCCGCTGATCGGCAGCGTTCCGGCACGAGGCCGCACCACCGCGGGTCTCGCCGCAGAGATCATGGCGAAGCTGCGCAACGGCTACATCCGCGAGCCTTCGGTCGCGGTCGAGATCGAGGCCTATCGCCCGTTCTTCATTCTCGGCGAGGTGCAGGCGCCCGGCCAATATCCCTACGTGCCCAACATGACCGTCGAGAGCGCCATCGCCATCGCCGGCGGCTTCTCGCCGCGGGCGCGGCGCGACATCGTCACGTTGACGCATACCGATGCCGGCGGCGCAGCGCGCTACGAGGTTCCGCTCGGCACGTCGCTGAGGCCCGGCGATACGATCCAGGTCGGCGAGCGCTGGTTCTGA